Sequence from the Sanguibacter keddieii DSM 10542 genome:
GGCGACCTCGGGCCGCCGAGATCTGTCGCGAGGAACCGGGCGACGTCGGCGACCTCGTAGGCGCTGAGCCGCAGGGGCAGCGACACGAGGTGCTCGACGAGAGCGGACCGTCCGACGACGGTGGTCTGGCCGAGGACCACCGGCTCGACGTCCTGCGCGACGAGGCACAGCACCGGGTGCACGGCGCTGCGGTGCGCCGCGGCGAGCCGTGCGCCGACGGCGGTCGTGGCTGTCGTGGCGGAGGTCGTCTCGCGCTCCCGCGAGTACCCGTTCTGCCGCAGCACGCCGTCGCGGACCACGACCTCACCCGTCCAGTTCTTGGCGTCGACCACGACGACGCCACCGGGGCCCACGGCGATGTGGTCGATGTTGGCCTTCGGCCGGCCGGGCCAGTGGACGTCGTGCAGCGAGACCCAGCCGTACCGCTCGAGGAACCCGAGGGCCTGCGCGACGAGCCGCTCACCCTCGGCGCCCTGGGAGTAGGTGCGGAGCCGCCGTTCGGCCTGCCGCAGCTGCTCGGCGACGGCGGCGTCCGCGCCTTCGCCCATCGCCTGGTCCTCGCGCAGCCGCGCGGCCCGTCTCGACGCGCGCGAGGCCAGCTCCTCGGCCCCGGCACCTGGCAGGTTGGTGTCGTGTGATTCCCCCATGGTCGGTGCATCGGCACGACCTGCCGTGGACCTGAGCACCTGCCGGCGGCCAGCAGCAGGCATATCCTGCCCAGATGCCTCCGACCGACAGCGCAGCCACGCCCCGTCCCGACCACGGGCACGCCCTCCCCTCCGACCAGGTCGCACCGGCTGAGACCGGTCGCCCGACCGGGACGCGACCGTCGCTGGCCCCCGGTGACGCCGTGCCCGTCCGCTGGACCAAGTGGCCCGGGACCGAGCACTGGGAGCACGAGTGCGTGTGGCTCGGGTCGGACGAGCACGGGGACTGGCTGGGCCAACGGGCCGGGACGCGGTCCTGGCGTCCCGGTCGCGACGTGGTGGCCGGTACGGCGAACGTGGTGCTCGTCCCGGTCGAGGGCGACTGGGTGGCGACGTTCTAACCCGCCCGGGCACGAGACGACGATGGAGGTCTACATCGACCTCGGTCGATCCGTGGGGTGGTCGGCGGACGCCCCTGCCGCGGTGGTCGGCATCGACATGGACCTCGACGTGGTGCGAGACGGCCGACGCGGCACCTGGGTCGACGACGAGGACGAGCTGGTCGAGCACGCCGCGCTCTGGGGCTACCCGCCCGAGGTCGTCACCCACCTCGAGGAGGTCGCGCACCGGCTCCGCGACGAGGTGGAGGCCCACCGGGCCCCGTTCAACACCGCGACGCCTTCC
This genomic interval carries:
- a CDS encoding nuclease-related domain-containing protein translates to MGESHDTNLPGAGAEELASRASRRAARLREDQAMGEGADAAVAEQLRQAERRLRTYSQGAEGERLVAQALGFLERYGWVSLHDVHWPGRPKANIDHIAVGPGGVVVVDAKNWTGEVVVRDGVLRQNGYSRERETTSATTATTAVGARLAAAHRSAVHPVLCLVAQDVEPVVLGQTTVVGRSALVEHLVSLPLRLSAYEVADVARFLATDLGGPRSPEVLTSADLATQTLARAGFTVRSEPARPTGRGRTGAGRSSPAPARTRAAGQPPRRRPSARKRDQRRGRTLVGGLVRVGMVVGLLVAVPHALEWWSDHGPTVVSTFLTPSTPEPALPAPVEPGPEPTG